A region of Thermococcus barossii DNA encodes the following proteins:
- a CDS encoding lysylphosphatidylglycerol synthase transmembrane domain-containing protein encodes MDKKRIAFFAGALIVIGALINWAGAQGIADILRNSDIEYFLLAVAVYVATLLAWAMRWKVLLKGLGINAPLVKVFKAIFVGMFFNNISPGAKGLGEFIRVYYLARETKEPYGPMTASVMMDRMLDLVPIGVMMLLATLYVYSLGETGLTVLIIILDVIMIGFSALVIGLLMSEKKAHSAVWWIYRQYARISSKGAEKRRDGFRKIDEVTIPRFQRDFKVLAKSKSATIMALIYSFLYWALTILRYYLIFLAIKHPIEPIAITVVLVVSMVVGMFAIVPGGAGIIEAVNTAVFVALGMDPQYSVTGVLLERLISYWGPTVIGSFVTAGFKPEEEEEIPLSAPDRRVLDEEEGLKKSSESEEP; translated from the coding sequence ATGGACAAAAAGAGGATCGCCTTCTTCGCCGGTGCGCTCATAGTCATCGGTGCCCTGATAAACTGGGCAGGGGCACAGGGGATAGCTGATATACTCAGGAATTCCGACATAGAATACTTCCTCCTCGCCGTGGCGGTCTACGTGGCCACCCTCCTGGCCTGGGCGATGAGGTGGAAGGTCCTCCTGAAGGGGCTGGGCATAAACGCTCCCCTCGTCAAGGTCTTCAAGGCGATATTCGTGGGGATGTTCTTCAACAACATAAGCCCGGGAGCCAAGGGGCTGGGCGAGTTCATAAGGGTCTATTATCTGGCCCGGGAGACCAAGGAGCCCTATGGCCCCATGACTGCGAGTGTTATGATGGACCGAATGCTCGACCTCGTCCCGATAGGCGTGATGATGCTCCTCGCGACGCTCTACGTTTACAGTCTGGGTGAAACCGGCCTGACGGTCCTGATTATAATCCTAGACGTCATTATGATAGGCTTCTCCGCTCTCGTCATCGGACTTTTGATGAGCGAGAAAAAAGCCCACTCGGCCGTCTGGTGGATATACCGCCAGTACGCCAGGATTTCCTCCAAGGGTGCCGAGAAGCGCCGGGATGGCTTCAGAAAAATAGACGAGGTCACCATACCCCGGTTCCAGCGGGACTTCAAGGTACTCGCAAAGAGCAAGTCCGCAACGATTATGGCACTCATTTATTCCTTCCTCTACTGGGCGCTCACGATACTCCGCTACTACCTCATTTTCTTGGCCATAAAGCATCCGATAGAGCCGATAGCCATAACCGTTGTCCTGGTAGTCTCAATGGTCGTTGGGATGTTCGCAATAGTGCCCGGTGGGGCCGGAATAATAGAAGCCGTCAACACGGCGGTGTTTGTGGCCCTTGGAATGGACCCGCAATACTCCGTCACGGGAGTCCTCCTTGAGAGGCTCATCTCCTATTGGGGTCCAACGGTCATAGGCTCCTTTGTCACCGCAGGCTTTAAACCGGAGGAAGAAGAAGAGATACCCCTCTCCGCACCTGACAGACGGGTCTTGGATGAGGAGGAAGGTCTCAAAAAGTCCTCCGAGAGTGAGGAACCATGA